One genomic segment of Chitinophagales bacterium includes these proteins:
- a CDS encoding NADH-quinone oxidoreductase subunit M translates to MLLIILLLIALAGALFTKLSGDKLAAKTALVFSFANAVVAGVALKMASLGQFTSLHFSASWIASPKIDFALAADGLGILMIGLTNALIPLIVLASSSRKLSNESSFYALILFMQFALIGVFAATDGFLYYIFWELALLPIFFIALLWGDGNREYRGKVVLKFFIYTLAGSLFMLLGFIYLYQKAGSFALVDLYALQLSAAEQHWLFWAFFIAFAVKIPVFPFHTWQPETYTESPTAGSMLLSGIMLKMGLYSLLRWLLPILPAGVAAWTPVVIVLCVVGVIYGSVIALRQDNIKRLIAYSSLAHVGLIAAGIFTFSKAGLQGSVVQMIAHGFNVVGLFFVGEVIYRRIGSYDIPKMGGIRNVAPKLATLFMILVLASIALPGTNAFIGEFMLLFSVYEYNTVLAAIAGLSIILGAAYMFRMYQRSMLGEEKPTLAFADLSWSEMAVFVPIAAVIFACGVYPYHILKLAEPALNVILNAALR, encoded by the coding sequence ATGTTACTCATTATACTCTTGTTGATTGCTTTAGCCGGAGCTTTATTTACAAAACTATCTGGCGATAAACTGGCTGCTAAAACGGCATTGGTATTTTCGTTTGCCAATGCGGTAGTTGCCGGAGTGGCACTTAAAATGGCTTCTTTAGGTCAGTTTACTTCTTTGCATTTTTCGGCATCGTGGATTGCAAGTCCTAAAATAGATTTTGCATTAGCGGCAGATGGTTTGGGTATTTTAATGATTGGTTTAACCAATGCGCTTATTCCTTTAATTGTGCTGGCATCTTCTTCGCGTAAGTTATCTAACGAGAGCAGTTTTTATGCCTTAATTCTATTTATGCAGTTTGCACTTATTGGTGTTTTTGCAGCTACAGACGGCTTTTTGTATTATATTTTTTGGGAATTGGCATTGCTGCCTATATTTTTTATTGCATTGCTGTGGGGCGATGGCAATAGAGAATACAGAGGTAAAGTGGTATTGAAATTTTTTATCTACACCTTGGCAGGTTCACTTTTCATGTTGTTGGGCTTTATTTATTTATACCAAAAGGCAGGTTCGTTTGCTTTGGTAGATTTATATGCTTTGCAACTTTCTGCCGCGGAGCAGCATTGGTTGTTTTGGGCTTTCTTTATTGCCTTTGCTGTAAAAATTCCGGTGTTTCCATTTCATACTTGGCAGCCCGAAACTTATACCGAATCGCCTACCGCAGGCTCTATGCTTTTAAGCGGTATTATGCTTAAAATGGGTTTGTATTCATTGCTGCGCTGGTTGTTGCCGATATTGCCTGCCGGTGTTGCCGCATGGACTCCGGTGGTAATAGTATTGTGTGTTGTGGGTGTAATATATGGTTCGGTAATTGCGCTTCGCCAAGATAACATCAAACGTTTAATTGCTTATTCATCGTTGGCGCACGTGGGCTTAATTGCTGCGGGTATTTTTACTTTTTCAAAGGCAGGTTTGCAAGGCAGCGTGGTGCAAATGATTGCACACGGTTTTAATGTGGTAGGCTTGTTTTTTGTGGGCGAAGTTATTTATCGCAGAATTGGTTCTTACGATATTCCTAAAATGGGAGGCATTCGCAATGTGGCACCTAAGTTGGCAACCTTGTTTATGATTTTGGTATTGGCATCTATTGCATTGCCGGGCACCAATGCTTTTATTGGTGAATTTATGTTGCTGTTTAGCGTATATGAGTATAATACGGTATTGGCTGCCATAGCCGGATTGTCTATAATTCTTGGCGCAGCATATATGTTTAGAATGTATCAGCGCTCTATGTTGGGTGAAGAAAAACCAACATTGGCATTTGCAGATTTAAGCTGGAGCGAAATGGCGGTATTTGTTCCTATCGCAGCAGTAATATTTGCTTGCGGTGTTTATCCTTATCATATTTTAAAATTGGCAGAACCTGCATTGAATGTAATTTTAAATGCAGCATTGCGATAA
- the nuoL gene encoding NADH-quinone oxidoreductase subunit L: protein MTAIYLLILLPLIGFLINGLFGKKLPKNVSGWLGSLAVLGSFAIALKYFLDFFSGAATAAIDKNIFEWIAFGNISISFGILIDQLSVMWLMIVTGIGFLIHVYSISYMHDDENFSRFFAYLNLFIFFMLLLVLGNSLLVTYIGWEGVGLCSYLLIGFWFKNQSYNDAAKKAFVMNRVGDLGFLLGMFVLLFYTNTLHFGELKALAQGGSIGANIALAATVFLFIGAMGKSAQIPLYTWLPDAMAGPTPVSALIHAATMVTAGIYMVVRTNFLYDLAPETLHFIAAIGVATALFAATIGVFQNDIKKVLAYSTVSQLGLMFMALGLGAYTSAVFHVITHAFFKACLFLGSGSVIHALHGEQDIRNMGGLKKWMPITFITFLLSSLAISGIPPFSGFFSKDEILAAAFEHNKILWITATVASLLTAFYMFRLVFLTFNTQFRGTEEQKHHLHESPALITIPLVVLAALAVVGGAMGIPEVMGGNHWLKHFLSPVIGGSAHGAHAMAHSTELALMAGAVIGAVASILFAYIRFVKGGTLPAKEGEIQGVAKVIYHKYYIDEIYNAVVVKPVMAISTLAYEIFDLLVVDGVVNLTAKATFWKGKQLRILQSGNIGFYMIMMVLGVCAILGYLVWQM, encoded by the coding sequence ATGACAGCGATATACCTTTTAATTCTCCTTCCGCTAATCGGTTTTTTAATAAACGGTTTGTTTGGAAAAAAGCTACCTAAAAACGTTTCGGGTTGGCTTGGTTCGTTGGCGGTGCTTGGTTCTTTTGCAATTGCATTAAAGTATTTCCTCGATTTCTTTTCAGGCGCAGCAACAGCGGCAATTGATAAAAATATTTTTGAGTGGATAGCATTTGGTAACATCAGCATTTCGTTTGGCATTCTTATAGATCAACTTTCGGTAATGTGGCTTATGATAGTTACCGGAATCGGATTTTTAATACACGTGTATTCCATAAGCTATATGCACGATGACGAAAATTTCAGTCGTTTTTTTGCATACCTTAATCTGTTTATCTTTTTCATGCTGTTACTGGTATTAGGCAATAGTTTATTGGTAACATATATTGGTTGGGAAGGAGTAGGTTTATGTTCTTATCTGCTTATAGGGTTTTGGTTTAAAAACCAATCTTACAACGATGCTGCCAAGAAAGCATTTGTAATGAACCGTGTGGGCGACCTTGGGTTTTTATTGGGCATGTTTGTATTACTTTTTTATACCAATACATTGCACTTTGGCGAGTTGAAGGCATTAGCACAAGGAGGCAGCATTGGCGCCAATATCGCTTTGGCAGCTACCGTGTTTCTTTTTATAGGGGCAATGGGTAAAAGTGCACAAATACCTTTATATACATGGTTGCCGGATGCTATGGCGGGGCCAACTCCCGTTTCGGCACTAATACACGCAGCTACCATGGTTACAGCCGGAATTTATATGGTGGTGCGCACCAACTTTTTGTACGATTTAGCACCCGAAACTTTACACTTTATTGCAGCCATTGGTGTGGCTACCGCTTTGTTTGCAGCTACTATTGGTGTGTTTCAAAACGATATTAAAAAGGTATTGGCATATTCCACTGTTTCGCAGTTGGGTTTAATGTTTATGGCATTGGGTTTAGGTGCTTATACTTCGGCTGTTTTTCATGTAATTACGCATGCTTTCTTTAAAGCTTGTTTATTCTTGGGAAGCGGTTCTGTAATTCATGCTTTGCATGGCGAGCAGGATATTAGAAACATGGGCGGTTTGAAAAAATGGATGCCTATTACGTTTATCACATTCTTATTGTCTTCGTTAGCTATTTCGGGTATTCCTCCGTTTAGTGGTTTCTTCTCTAAAGATGAAATTCTTGCTGCGGCATTTGAACACAATAAAATTTTATGGATAACGGCTACGGTTGCTTCATTGCTTACGGCATTTTACATGTTCCGTTTGGTGTTTCTTACTTTCAATACACAGTTTAGAGGCACTGAAGAGCAAAAACATCATTTGCACGAAAGCCCTGCTTTAATTACAATTCCATTGGTGGTTTTAGCAGCATTGGCTGTGGTAGGCGGTGCTATGGGTATTCCTGAAGTTATGGGCGGAAACCATTGGTTAAAGCATTTTCTTTCGCCTGTAATTGGCGGTTCGGCACATGGCGCACACGCAATGGCACACAGTACAGAATTGGCATTGATGGCAGGAGCGGTAATTGGAGCTGTGGCAAGTATATTGTTTGCTTATATCCGTTTTGTAAAGGGCGGTACATTACCGGCAAAAGAAGGCGAAATACAAGGTGTGGCAAAGGTAATTTACCACAAGTACTATATTGATGAAATATACAATGCCGTGGTGGTAAAGCCAGTGATGGCAATTTCTACTTTGGCTTACGAAATTTTTGATTTGCTGGTAGTAGATGGAGTGGTAAACTTAACAGCCAAAGCTACTTTTTGGAAGGGAAAACAGTTGCGCATATTGCAGAGTGGCAATATTGGTTTTTACATGATTATGATGGTGTTGGGCGTGTGTGCAATTTTGGGATATTTAGTTTGGCAGATGTAA
- the nuoK gene encoding NADH-quinone oxidoreductase subunit NuoK yields the protein MNIFHAVPLHNYLFLSAVLFCIGVFGVLLRRNAIIIFMSIELMLNAVNLLLVAFSTYHNDSSGQVFVFFIMAVAAAEVAVGLAILVTIYRNLHTVDIDELKALKF from the coding sequence ATGAACATTTTCCATGCAGTGCCGTTGCACAATTATTTGTTTTTAAGTGCGGTGCTTTTTTGTATTGGTGTATTTGGGGTGCTGCTGCGCAGAAATGCCATTATTATATTTATGAGCATTGAACTAATGCTTAATGCCGTAAACCTGCTACTGGTGGCGTTTTCTACTTACCACAACGATTCGAGCGGGCAAGTATTTGTATTTTTTATTATGGCAGTAGCTGCAGCCGAAGTGGCAGTGGGTTTGGCAATTTTGGTAACCATTTACCGCAATTTGCATACTGTAGATATTGATGAACTGAAAGCATTGAAATTTTAG
- a CDS encoding NADH-quinone oxidoreductase subunit J: MTFYIFLFLAALAVFCGLMTVTSRNPVYSVLYLIGCFFAIAGHYLLLNAQFLAVVHIIVYAGAIMVLFLFTLMMMNLNKETEAHKPALARIAAVFSSGLLLLVLIAALKKTEPFVPPVHIDGGIGLVKTLGQVLLNEYLVPFEFASILLLAAMIGAVLIAKKDSSPKPELK, from the coding sequence ATGACCTTTTACATATTCTTGTTCTTAGCAGCGTTAGCGGTTTTTTGCGGTTTAATGACCGTAACTTCCCGCAATCCGGTTTATTCCGTACTCTATTTAATTGGCTGCTTTTTTGCTATTGCCGGGCACTATCTTCTGTTAAATGCACAGTTCTTGGCGGTAGTTCATATTATAGTTTATGCCGGTGCAATTATGGTATTGTTTTTATTCACGCTAATGATGATGAATTTAAACAAAGAAACTGAGGCTCACAAACCCGCATTGGCACGCATTGCTGCTGTATTTTCATCCGGTCTTTTGCTATTGGTTCTAATTGCTGCATTGAAAAAAACCGAACCTTTTGTGCCTCCCGTACATATTGATGGCGGAATTGGATTGGTGAAAACATTAGGACAAGTATTGCTAAACGAATATTTAGTACCATTTGAATTTGCCAGTATCTTATTATTGGCAGCCATGATTGGTGCTGTTTTAATAGCTAAAAAGGATAGTTCACCCAAACCTGAATTGAAATGA
- the nuoI gene encoding NADH-quinone oxidoreductase subunit NuoI — protein sequence MTFTERLYLPGIVKGMGITLKHFFRPKATIQYPEQKREFSPVFRGRHILMRDENGAERCTACGLCALSCPAEAITMIAAEREPGEEKLYREEKYASTYEINLLRCIFCGLCEEACPKEAIFLTQDMAPADYQREGFIYGKEKLLMPLEENTDTKK from the coding sequence ATGACCTTTACAGAAAGGCTTTACTTGCCCGGAATTGTTAAAGGAATGGGTATTACACTCAAGCACTTTTTTCGCCCGAAAGCAACCATTCAATATCCGGAGCAAAAACGCGAGTTTTCACCCGTATTTCGCGGGAGGCACATCTTAATGCGCGATGAAAATGGCGCAGAACGCTGTACCGCCTGCGGTTTGTGCGCCCTCAGTTGCCCTGCCGAAGCCATTACCATGATTGCCGCAGAGCGTGAACCGGGCGAAGAAAAACTATACCGTGAAGAAAAGTATGCTTCCACTTACGAGATAAACCTGCTGCGTTGCATCTTTTGTGGCTTGTGCGAAGAAGCCTGCCCCAAAGAAGCCATCTTTCTTACCCAAGATATGGCTCCGGCAGATTACCAACGCGAAGGATTTATTTATGGGAAAGAAAAGTTACTCATGCCATTAGAAGAAAATACAGATACTAAAAAATAA